A stretch of Tenrec ecaudatus isolate mTenEca1 chromosome 2, mTenEca1.hap1, whole genome shotgun sequence DNA encodes these proteins:
- the LOC142440997 gene encoding dolichyl-diphosphooligosaccharide--protein glycosyltransferase subunit 4-like, with protein sequence MITDVQLAVFANLLGVSLFLLVVLYHYVAINNPKKQD encoded by the coding sequence ATGATCACGGACGTGCAGCTTGCCGTCTTCGCCAACCTGCTGGGCGTGTCGCTCTTCTTGCTTGTCGTTCTCTATCACTACGTGGCCATCAACAATCCCAAGAAGCAGGACTGA
- the VDAC1 gene encoding non-selective voltage-gated ion channel VDAC1 yields MAVPPTYIDLGKPARDVFTKGYGFGLIKLDLKTKSENGLEFTSSGSANTETNKVTGSLETKYRWTEYGLTFTEKWNTDNTLGTEITVEDQLTRGLKLTFDSSFSPNTGKKNAKIKTAYKREHVNLGCDVDFDIAGPAIRGALVLGYEGWLAGYQMNFETAKSRVTQSNFAVGYKTDEFQLHTNVNDGTEFGGSIYQKVNKKLETAVNLAWTAGNSNTRFGIAAKYQIDPDACFSAKVNNSSLIGLGYTQTLKPGIKLTLSALLDGKNINAGGHKLGLGLEFQA; encoded by the exons ATGGCTGTCCCTCCCACGTACATTGACCTTGGCAAACCTGCTCGGGATGTCTTCACCAAGGGCTACG gGTTTGGCCTCATAAAACTGGATTTGAAAACAAAATCCGAGAATGGACTG GAATTTACCAGCTCCGGCTCAGCCAATACTGAGACCAACAAAGTCACGGGCAGTCTGGAAACCAAGTACCGGTGGACCGAATATGGGCTGACGTTCACAGAGAAGTGGAACACGGACAACACCCTTGGCACTGAGATCACCGTGGAAGACCAG CTGACCCGTGGACTGAAGCTGACCTTCGATTCATCCTTCTCCCCGAACACTGG GAAAAAGAACGCCAAAATCAAGACGGCTTACAAGCGGGAGCACGTCAACCTGGGCTGTGATGTGGATTTCGACATTGCCGGGCCTGCCATCCGTGGGGCTCTGGTGCTGGGCTACGAGGGCTGGCTGGCCGGCTACCAGATGAACTTTGAGACCGCCAAGTCCCGGGTGACCCAGAGCAACTTTGCGGTTGGCTATAAGACGGATGAATTCCAGCTTCACACCAATGT GAATGACGGGACAGAGTTTGGCGGCTCCATTTACCAGAAGGTGAACAAGAAGTTGGAGACTGCGGTCAATCTCGCCTGGACAGCTGGGAATAGCAACACCCGCTTTGGAATAGCAGCCAAGTACCAGATCGACCCTGACGCCTGCTTCTCG GCAAAGGTGAACAACTCCAGCCTGATCGGTTTAGGCTACACTCAGACCCTAAAGCCAG GCATCAAACTGACGCTGTCTGCTCTGCTGGATGGCAAGAACATCAACGCCGGTGGCCACAAGCTTGGTCTAGGACTGGAATTCCAAGCTTAA